The proteins below come from a single Pseudarthrobacter sp. SSS035 genomic window:
- a CDS encoding PP2C family protein-serine/threonine phosphatase, which translates to MPSMPEPRRAVVIEDDPDIRGLLVRILAKEGFEVTHAEAGLPGVEEVRRAKPDLITLDLNLPDVDGLEVCKLLREFSDAFIVMLTARADELDKLTGLDNGADDYISKPFSPRELQSRINALFRRRQPSAADTAVASELERATEVQQSLLPQEDVRVDGYDVAGVFRPSRSVGGDFYDWYRTPEGLHLTFADAMGKGIGAALIAATVRAVMRSTGQRQDLDAAFASASTTIAADLDSSNSFVTLFHARLDAASGVVSYVDAGHGLALHVTAEGSAHRLPSGGPPVGAWAGSAWPQSAVGLAPGDSLVVASDGVLDVFDSVEQFTEAVLAAAHGQVSAQSASDAIMALAPAETAEDDVTVVVVRRLPEPAPA; encoded by the coding sequence ATGCCTTCCATGCCCGAACCGCGCCGTGCCGTTGTGATTGAGGACGATCCGGACATCCGAGGCCTCCTTGTCCGGATCCTGGCCAAGGAGGGTTTCGAGGTCACCCACGCTGAAGCCGGTCTGCCAGGCGTGGAGGAGGTCCGCCGCGCCAAGCCGGATCTCATCACCCTGGACCTGAACCTCCCGGACGTGGACGGGCTGGAAGTCTGCAAACTCCTCCGTGAATTCTCCGATGCCTTCATCGTGATGCTCACCGCCCGTGCCGACGAACTGGACAAGCTCACGGGCCTGGACAACGGCGCCGATGACTACATCAGCAAGCCATTCAGCCCGCGCGAACTCCAATCCAGGATCAACGCCCTGTTCCGCCGCCGGCAGCCGTCCGCCGCGGACACAGCCGTGGCGAGCGAGCTGGAGCGGGCCACCGAGGTCCAGCAGAGCCTGCTGCCCCAGGAGGACGTCCGGGTGGACGGGTACGACGTCGCCGGCGTCTTTCGCCCCTCCCGCAGCGTCGGCGGTGACTTCTACGATTGGTACCGCACGCCGGAGGGTCTGCACCTGACGTTCGCCGATGCCATGGGCAAGGGCATCGGCGCCGCCCTCATCGCGGCCACTGTCCGGGCCGTCATGCGGTCCACGGGACAGCGCCAGGACCTGGACGCCGCCTTCGCCTCCGCCAGCACCACCATCGCGGCGGACCTGGATTCCTCCAACTCTTTTGTCACCCTCTTCCACGCCCGCCTGGACGCCGCTTCCGGCGTCGTCAGCTATGTCGACGCCGGCCACGGACTGGCACTGCATGTCACCGCCGAGGGGTCGGCGCACCGTCTCCCCAGCGGCGGTCCGCCCGTGGGCGCCTGGGCCGGATCCGCCTGGCCGCAGTCCGCCGTCGGCCTGGCCCCGGGAGACTCCCTGGTGGTGGCCAGCGACGGCGTGCTGGACGTTTTTGACTCGGTGGAGCAATTCACCGAGGCGGTGCTCGCCGCAGCCCATGGCCAGGTTTCTGCGCAGTCCGCCAGCGACGCCATCATGGCACTGGCCCCTGCCGAAACCGCCGAGGATGACGTCACCGTCGTGGTGGTCCGCCGCCTGCCTGAGCCAGCCCCGGCATGA
- a CDS encoding GNAT family N-acetyltransferase — MTIEVRPGTLFEDVKTMVGPKRPDANVCWCLSYRIPSKQNLALRGTARGDLVKELVAQDPPPGVLAYDSDEVVGWAAVHPRADTSFARNRRIPHVDDLDVWSVWCIRVRPGYRGKGISHHLLKGAVELARGYGAPAIEGYPVDNGGSKVDLTMAYVGTRKLFEKAGFVKAADTDSVLNGFPRVLMRLDLR, encoded by the coding sequence ATGACGATCGAAGTCCGTCCGGGAACGCTGTTCGAAGACGTCAAAACGATGGTTGGACCCAAGCGGCCCGATGCCAACGTGTGCTGGTGCCTGAGCTACCGCATCCCGTCCAAGCAGAACCTTGCGCTGCGCGGAACGGCCCGCGGCGACCTGGTGAAGGAGCTGGTGGCGCAGGATCCGCCGCCAGGGGTTCTGGCGTACGACAGCGACGAAGTAGTCGGGTGGGCAGCTGTCCATCCGCGCGCCGACACCAGCTTTGCCCGCAACCGCAGGATTCCGCACGTGGACGACCTCGATGTTTGGTCTGTGTGGTGCATCCGGGTCCGGCCCGGTTACCGCGGCAAAGGGATCTCCCATCACCTGCTCAAAGGTGCCGTGGAGCTGGCCCGCGGATACGGCGCGCCCGCCATTGAGGGGTACCCGGTGGACAACGGCGGCAGCAAGGTGGACCTCACCATGGCGTACGTGGGCACGCGCAAACTCTTTGAGAAGGCCGGGTTCGTCAAGGCGGCTGATACGGATTCGGTGCTCAACGGATTCCCGCGCGTCCTGATGCGCCTGGACCTGCGCTGA
- the bcp gene encoding thioredoxin-dependent thiol peroxidase, protein MSPQLTIKLQPGTQAPEFTLQDAEGKETSLANYRGKNVIVYFYPEAATPGCTTEACDFRDSLSSLQGSGYEVLGISPDAPERLANFTGDFNLTFPLLSDEDHAVALAYGAWGEKLVDGEIVEGLVRSTVVVDPDGNVSLAQYQVKAQGHVAALRESLGV, encoded by the coding sequence ATGAGCCCCCAACTGACCATCAAACTTCAGCCAGGTACCCAGGCCCCCGAGTTCACGCTTCAGGACGCCGAGGGCAAGGAAACCTCCCTGGCCAACTACCGCGGCAAGAACGTCATCGTGTACTTCTACCCGGAGGCGGCAACCCCCGGGTGCACCACCGAGGCCTGCGATTTCCGCGACAGCCTCTCATCCCTGCAGGGCTCCGGCTATGAAGTCCTGGGCATCTCCCCCGACGCCCCGGAGAGGCTGGCTAACTTCACCGGCGACTTCAACCTGACCTTCCCGCTGCTCTCCGACGAGGACCACGCAGTTGCCCTGGCCTACGGCGCGTGGGGCGAGAAGCTGGTCGACGGCGAGATCGTCGAAGGCCTCGTCCGCTCCACCGTGGTGGTGGACCCCGACGGCAACGTGTCGCTGGCCCAGTACCAGGTCAAGGCGCAGGGCCACGTGGCAGCCCTCCGGGAGTCCCTGGGGGTCTAG
- a CDS encoding cupin domain-containing protein — MTANFIRALAVKSFDIPDKKRCPDKAEFDLVTVDDYSVARLILAPGWRWSESAKPTELTDFCEHNHLGYCVSGSLEIQTSDGVRSTIRAHDTYALPPGHDEWVVGSEPFVAIEFLGTASFGRPRSKGSHALI, encoded by the coding sequence ATGACCGCAAATTTCATCAGAGCACTGGCCGTAAAATCCTTTGACATCCCGGACAAGAAACGGTGTCCGGACAAGGCCGAGTTCGATCTCGTCACCGTTGACGACTACTCGGTGGCCCGCCTCATCCTCGCTCCAGGCTGGCGCTGGTCCGAGTCCGCCAAGCCTACTGAACTGACAGACTTCTGCGAGCACAACCACCTCGGTTACTGTGTGTCCGGAAGCCTGGAGATTCAAACGTCCGACGGCGTGAGGTCCACCATCCGCGCCCATGACACCTATGCGTTGCCTCCCGGGCACGATGAGTGGGTGGTTGGCTCCGAGCCGTTCGTCGCCATCGAATTCCTGGGTACGGCGTCCTTCGGCCGGCCGCGGAGCAAGGGATCCCACGCGCTGATTTGA
- a CDS encoding AAA family ATPase, which produces MLIVLTGIDGSGKSTAARALVDAAQADGESALLLSNHAGRRSMSVLAERLAIRWPRHLADAVETTLRVANVLVSHARANRVDGLVVMDRHLHCQLALRAAKGLRRGRLLPWLISSLPEPDAVVHLDVEPALAHDRIMARGTDSETLADLVDLRDAYRSMPEYAGFVQLDADCPPAEVVARLKRIIRAEPAVAV; this is translated from the coding sequence GTGCTTATTGTCTTAACCGGAATCGACGGCTCGGGAAAATCCACGGCCGCCCGCGCCTTGGTAGATGCGGCCCAGGCTGACGGCGAAAGCGCCCTGCTGCTCAGCAACCATGCCGGCAGGCGGAGCATGTCCGTGCTGGCTGAACGGCTGGCCATCCGCTGGCCCCGCCACCTGGCCGACGCCGTGGAAACCACCCTCCGCGTGGCCAACGTGCTGGTGTCCCATGCCCGAGCAAACCGTGTCGACGGATTGGTGGTGATGGACCGGCACCTTCACTGCCAGCTGGCCCTGCGCGCGGCCAAAGGTCTCCGGCGTGGCCGCCTGCTCCCGTGGCTGATTTCGTCCCTGCCGGAGCCTGACGCCGTGGTGCACCTGGACGTTGAGCCTGCGTTGGCACACGATCGCATCATGGCCCGCGGCACCGATTCGGAGACGCTGGCTGACCTGGTGGACTTGCGCGACGCCTACCGCTCCATGCCGGAATACGCGGGTTTCGTACAGCTCGACGCCGACTGCCCGCCGGCCGAGGTTGTGGCCAGGCTCAAGCGGATCATCCGCGCGGAACCTGCCGTGGCTGTATAG
- a CDS encoding LysE family translocator yields MDLYQSLLSFGFVAGLLTLVPGIDTALVLRSSLARTRGFAFATALGISTGLMVWGIAAAVGVSALLAASELAYRALTIAGAAYMVWLGASLLWKSRAKDQPSASPEVGVPAAARHQLFQGWLTGTGTNLLNPKVGVFYIATIPQFIPPGTPPLLMGILLAGVHCVLGLAWLTFLIFGAGFASKWLKSARSLRIIDRITGTVLVGFGLRLALEPKH; encoded by the coding sequence GTGGATCTCTATCAGTCACTGCTCTCGTTCGGCTTTGTGGCCGGACTCCTGACGCTGGTTCCGGGCATCGACACGGCACTGGTGCTCCGTTCGTCCCTCGCCAGGACCCGCGGTTTCGCCTTCGCCACGGCCCTGGGCATCTCCACCGGACTGATGGTGTGGGGAATCGCGGCTGCCGTGGGCGTCTCGGCGCTGCTGGCAGCATCTGAGCTGGCCTACCGGGCACTCACCATCGCCGGCGCCGCCTACATGGTGTGGCTTGGCGCTTCCCTGCTGTGGAAGAGCCGGGCCAAGGACCAGCCGTCCGCCTCGCCCGAGGTTGGAGTGCCCGCGGCGGCCCGCCATCAACTGTTCCAGGGCTGGCTGACCGGGACAGGCACTAATCTGCTTAATCCGAAGGTGGGGGTGTTCTACATCGCCACGATTCCCCAGTTCATCCCGCCGGGGACACCTCCGCTGCTGATGGGAATTTTGCTGGCCGGCGTCCACTGCGTCCTGGGCCTTGCGTGGCTGACCTTCCTGATTTTCGGAGCAGGCTTTGCCTCCAAATGGCTGAAAAGCGCCCGCAGCCTCCGGATCATCGACCGCATCACCGGCACCGTCCTGGTCGGTTTCGGGCTGCGGCTCGCCCTCGAACCAAAGCACTGA
- a CDS encoding SRPBCC family protein translates to MSSKVEKRIVVDVPVSTAYNQWTQFEDFPQFMGGVESVTQLSADRLKWVAHIAGVRRQWEATIVEQIPDRRIEWASTEGATNSGAVEFADAGGNKTELSLTLEYQPEGMVEKVGDLLHVVTRQAEHDLKKFKEFIEHEGHATGAWRESVPKGEPSAYNRYTHPFDQTGGMVDLEGESDGSAEGEIRSAAQRNVKKPDDDGTIPPLGGTLGDR, encoded by the coding sequence GTGAGCAGCAAAGTCGAGAAGCGGATTGTGGTTGACGTGCCGGTCAGCACCGCCTACAACCAGTGGACCCAGTTCGAGGATTTTCCGCAGTTCATGGGTGGCGTGGAGAGCGTGACCCAGCTCAGTGCCGACCGCCTGAAGTGGGTGGCCCATATCGCCGGGGTCCGCCGTCAGTGGGAAGCCACCATCGTGGAGCAGATCCCGGACCGCAGGATCGAGTGGGCGTCCACCGAAGGGGCCACAAACTCCGGTGCCGTGGAATTCGCCGACGCCGGCGGCAACAAGACCGAGCTCTCCCTCACCCTGGAGTACCAGCCGGAGGGCATGGTGGAGAAGGTGGGCGACCTGCTGCACGTCGTGACCCGCCAGGCGGAGCACGACCTGAAGAAGTTCAAGGAGTTCATCGAACACGAGGGCCATGCCACGGGCGCCTGGCGGGAATCCGTCCCCAAGGGCGAGCCGTCGGCGTACAACCGGTACACGCACCCATTCGACCAGACCGGCGGGATGGTCGATCTTGAGGGCGAGTCGGACGGCTCGGCAGAGGGCGAGATCCGCAGCGCGGCCCAACGCAACGTCAAGAAACCGGACGACGACGGCACTATCCCGCCGCTCGGCGGTACCTTGGGCGACCGTTGA
- a CDS encoding NADPH-dependent FMN reductase — translation MATQKIGYFVGSLATGSINRTLAKALIKLAPADLEFTEIPIKDLPLYSYDYDADFPPAGRALKEAIEASDGILFVSPEYNRSIPGALKNAIDWASRPWGTNSFARKPTGIIGASPGSIGTAVMQSSMRSVLSFLDAPQLNAPEVYIHFKPEVFGEGGEIRDESTAKFLRHYMEEYAAFVQRVLAANAPGHIGDPEPDPDKLSR, via the coding sequence ATGGCAACGCAGAAAATTGGATACTTCGTGGGGAGCCTGGCCACCGGCTCCATCAACCGCACACTCGCCAAGGCCCTCATCAAGCTGGCCCCGGCGGACCTTGAATTCACCGAGATCCCTATTAAGGACCTGCCCCTCTACAGCTACGACTACGACGCCGATTTCCCGCCGGCAGGCCGCGCCCTCAAGGAAGCGATCGAGGCCTCGGACGGCATCCTGTTTGTGTCCCCCGAATACAACCGCTCCATTCCGGGAGCGCTCAAGAATGCCATCGACTGGGCGTCGCGGCCCTGGGGCACCAACTCCTTCGCGCGCAAGCCCACCGGCATCATCGGCGCCTCGCCGGGCAGCATCGGCACGGCGGTGATGCAGTCCTCCATGCGGAGTGTGCTGAGCTTCCTGGACGCCCCCCAATTGAACGCCCCGGAAGTGTACATTCACTTCAAGCCCGAGGTTTTCGGGGAAGGCGGCGAAATACGGGATGAATCGACTGCCAAGTTCCTGCGGCACTACATGGAGGAATACGCCGCGTTCGTCCAGCGGGTACTGGCCGCCAATGCGCCGGGCCACATCGGCGATCCGGAGCCGGATCCGGACAAGCTTTCACGGTAG
- a CDS encoding sensor histidine kinase codes for MGKESALDEVVAVGGLITDHHPLDFHTLGLAGCIDRLTGPLRQQGTAVRWETPHWGIEIPADCASLLYQSAREALSNAFKYSDAAELTVQLSAVDHGIRLVVSDDGTGFDCDLALSGKNHGYGLRLMSVAVHEAGGTVNVCSKPGQGTTVTVTLPLD; via the coding sequence ATGGGGAAGGAATCAGCTCTGGACGAGGTCGTCGCGGTGGGAGGACTGATCACTGATCACCACCCGCTCGACTTCCACACCTTGGGGCTGGCCGGTTGCATTGACCGGCTGACCGGCCCCCTCCGTCAGCAAGGAACGGCAGTCCGCTGGGAAACTCCGCACTGGGGCATCGAGATCCCGGCGGACTGCGCGTCCCTCCTCTACCAATCGGCCCGCGAAGCGCTGAGCAACGCCTTCAAGTACTCCGACGCCGCCGAGCTCACCGTCCAGTTGTCTGCCGTTGACCACGGCATCCGTCTTGTGGTGTCCGACGACGGCACGGGCTTTGACTGCGACCTCGCGTTAAGCGGCAAGAACCACGGCTACGGGCTGCGGCTGATGTCCGTGGCAGTACATGAGGCCGGCGGCACCGTCAACGTCTGTTCGAAGCCAGGGCAGGGCACCACCGTGACGGTCACCCTCCCCCTGGACTGA
- a CDS encoding aromatic amino acid lyase produces MIEIDGTQLALADITKVAAGGTRVTLAPSAVERMAASQRSARATARARPVYGRSTGVGANRSVTLDPTDTGMDLHGLNLLRSHAVDAGRALDRETVRAMLVIRLSQLAAGASGINPAIAEALVEMLNRDALPEVREFGGIGTADLPALAGTALTLLGERPTMGGGVIPEALDGWGTEDALPFISSSALTVAQAVLGHQKLAVLVENLTLVSALSFMAMSGNPEAFSPEVARASDSAAVGETATTLHGLVAGTGVAARIQDPYCLRTLPQVLGAVTEELASLEMLLNRLVVAGHENPMVFGSETDGTNGVAHHGLFQMTTLARRIDALHLALGTACATNLRRIDLLCDPAFTGLNRFLAADDSGQSGVMMLEYVAAAAAGLVRANAQPASLQTVVLSLGAEEDASFASLAASRLDSTVQALATMTAVELVCSARALRMQGRKTSEFSNPLLRRTLETGFTLPAANQDRDLRPDVDAALKLVRLPALGRHA; encoded by the coding sequence ATGATTGAAATCGACGGCACACAGCTGGCTTTGGCCGACATCACCAAGGTGGCTGCCGGAGGCACCCGGGTGACGCTGGCGCCGTCGGCCGTTGAACGGATGGCGGCATCCCAGCGGTCTGCGCGGGCAACCGCCCGCGCCCGGCCCGTTTATGGGCGTTCCACCGGGGTCGGCGCCAACCGCTCCGTCACCCTGGATCCAACGGATACAGGGATGGACCTGCATGGGCTGAATCTACTGCGCAGCCATGCGGTGGATGCCGGACGTGCCCTCGACCGTGAAACCGTGCGGGCGATGCTGGTGATCCGGCTCTCCCAGCTGGCGGCAGGTGCCTCCGGCATCAACCCGGCCATAGCCGAAGCGCTCGTGGAGATGTTGAACCGTGATGCTTTGCCGGAGGTGCGGGAATTCGGCGGGATCGGGACGGCGGACCTGCCGGCTTTGGCCGGGACCGCACTCACACTCCTGGGAGAGCGGCCAACCATGGGCGGCGGCGTCATCCCCGAAGCGCTGGACGGCTGGGGCACGGAGGACGCCCTACCATTCATCAGTTCGAGCGCGCTCACCGTTGCCCAGGCCGTGCTGGGCCATCAGAAACTTGCCGTCCTGGTGGAGAACCTCACGCTGGTGAGTGCTCTGTCCTTCATGGCGATGTCAGGCAATCCGGAAGCGTTCAGCCCTGAAGTGGCCCGGGCGTCCGATTCGGCTGCTGTGGGGGAAACGGCGACGACACTTCACGGGCTGGTGGCTGGGACCGGCGTGGCCGCCCGGATCCAGGATCCGTACTGTCTGCGCACTTTGCCCCAGGTCCTCGGGGCGGTCACGGAGGAGCTTGCCTCGCTTGAAATGCTCCTGAACCGGCTTGTGGTTGCCGGCCACGAGAACCCGATGGTCTTCGGCTCTGAGACCGACGGGACCAACGGGGTGGCCCATCACGGCCTCTTCCAGATGACAACCCTTGCCAGGCGGATAGACGCGCTGCACTTGGCCCTGGGGACGGCCTGCGCCACCAACCTCCGCCGGATAGACCTGCTCTGCGACCCCGCGTTTACGGGTCTCAACCGGTTCCTGGCAGCCGACGATTCCGGCCAATCCGGCGTCATGATGCTCGAATACGTAGCTGCAGCCGCCGCGGGGCTTGTACGCGCCAACGCCCAGCCCGCGAGCCTGCAGACAGTGGTCCTGTCCCTCGGCGCCGAGGAAGACGCCAGCTTCGCCAGCCTGGCGGCATCCCGGCTGGACTCCACCGTCCAGGCGCTGGCGACCATGACGGCCGTTGAATTGGTGTGTTCAGCGCGGGCACTGCGGATGCAGGGACGGAAAACGTCCGAGTTCAGCAATCCACTGCTCAGGAGAACCCTCGAAACCGGATTCACGCTGCCGGCTGCCAACCAGGACCGCGACCTCCGCCCCGACGTCGATGCGGCGTTGAAACTCGTCCGGCTGCCGGCCTTGGGACGACACGCGTAA
- a CDS encoding urocanate hydratase encodes MKADFTTGARPVKAARGTELTAKSWQTEAPLRMLMNNLDPEVAERPDDLVVYGGTGRAVRSWAAFDAITRTLETMEKDETLLVQSGKPVGVFRTNEWAPRVLLANSNLVGDWANWPEFRRLEAEGLMMYGQMTAGSWIYIGTQGILQGTFETFAAIARKLTGDENGTLAGTLTLTGGCGGMGGAQPLAVTLNEGACLIVDVDETRLRRRAGKRYLDEVETDLDTAIAKVLAAKEERRGWSVGYVGNAAEVFPEILRRHIAGELTVDIVTDQTSAHDPLSYLPEGITVAEWQAEAAADPEGFTKKAQASMARQVQAMVEFQDAGAEVFDYGNSIRDEARTGGYARAFEFPGFVPAYIRPLFCEGLGPFRWVALSGDPEDIAVTDAAIKELFPENKHLHRWIDAAQERVEFEGLPARICWLGYGDRAKAGLLFNQLVADGKVKAPIVIGRDHLDSGSVASPYRETEAMADGSDAIADWPLLNALLNTASGATWVSIHHGGGVGIGRSIHAGQVSVADGTDLAAQKLERLLTNDPGMGVIRHADAGYDRAVDVAKERGVRIPMQETR; translated from the coding sequence TTGAAAGCCGATTTCACTACCGGTGCCCGCCCGGTCAAAGCTGCCCGCGGCACCGAGCTCACCGCCAAGAGCTGGCAGACCGAAGCCCCGCTGCGGATGCTGATGAACAATCTGGATCCCGAGGTCGCCGAACGCCCGGATGATCTGGTGGTTTACGGCGGGACCGGCCGTGCCGTCCGGTCCTGGGCGGCGTTCGATGCGATCACCCGCACCCTGGAAACGATGGAGAAGGACGAGACGCTGCTGGTCCAGTCCGGCAAGCCGGTCGGTGTGTTCCGGACCAACGAGTGGGCGCCGCGGGTGTTGCTGGCGAACTCCAACCTCGTGGGCGACTGGGCGAACTGGCCCGAGTTCCGCCGGCTCGAGGCCGAGGGCCTGATGATGTATGGCCAGATGACCGCCGGGTCCTGGATCTATATCGGCACCCAGGGCATCCTGCAGGGCACCTTCGAGACGTTCGCCGCGATCGCCCGCAAACTCACCGGCGACGAGAACGGGACCCTCGCCGGGACCCTGACCCTCACGGGCGGGTGCGGGGGCATGGGCGGGGCCCAGCCGCTCGCGGTGACCCTGAACGAGGGCGCCTGCCTGATCGTGGACGTCGACGAGACCCGGCTGCGCCGCCGGGCCGGCAAACGCTACCTCGACGAGGTCGAAACCGACCTCGACACCGCCATCGCCAAGGTCCTGGCGGCCAAGGAGGAGCGCCGGGGCTGGTCCGTCGGGTACGTCGGGAACGCCGCCGAGGTCTTCCCCGAGATCCTGCGCCGCCACATCGCCGGCGAGCTCACGGTCGATATCGTCACGGACCAGACCTCGGCGCATGACCCGCTGTCCTACCTGCCCGAAGGCATCACGGTCGCCGAGTGGCAGGCCGAGGCCGCCGCGGACCCGGAGGGCTTCACGAAGAAGGCCCAGGCGTCCATGGCCCGGCAGGTCCAGGCGATGGTGGAGTTCCAGGACGCCGGCGCGGAGGTCTTCGATTACGGCAACTCGATCCGTGACGAGGCCCGCACGGGCGGCTATGCCCGTGCCTTCGAGTTCCCCGGCTTCGTCCCGGCGTACATCCGGCCGCTGTTCTGCGAGGGTCTGGGCCCGTTCCGCTGGGTCGCGCTCTCCGGAGACCCGGAGGACATCGCGGTCACGGATGCGGCGATCAAGGAACTGTTCCCGGAGAACAAGCACCTGCACCGCTGGATCGACGCCGCCCAGGAACGGGTGGAGTTCGAAGGCCTGCCGGCGAGGATCTGCTGGCTCGGCTACGGCGACCGCGCCAAGGCCGGGCTGCTGTTCAACCAGCTCGTGGCGGACGGCAAGGTCAAGGCCCCGATCGTGATCGGCCGTGACCACCTGGACTCCGGCTCGGTCGCTTCCCCGTACCGGGAGACCGAGGCCATGGCCGACGGCTCCGACGCGATCGCGGACTGGCCGCTGCTCAACGCCCTGCTCAACACCGCCTCCGGCGCCACCTGGGTCTCGATCCACCACGGCGGCGGCGTCGGGATCGGCCGCTCCATCCACGCCGGCCAGGTCTCCGTCGCCGACGGCACCGACCTCGCCGCGCAGAAACTCGAACGCCTCCTCACCAACGACCCCGGCATGGGCGTCATCCGCCACGCCGACGCCGGCTACGACCGCGCCGTCGACGTCGCCAAAGAACGCGGCGTCCGCATCCCCATGCAAGAAACCCGGTAA
- a CDS encoding ABC transporter substrate-binding protein, whose protein sequence is MKKYLTGITLAAAAALALTACGGDPMSNSNTQAGSSDSIIVGSADFPESQLIAKIYAEALKSKGVQVTEKPSIGSREVTIPALKDGSIDLMPEYGGALLQYLDSTTKAVSSEEVAKELATKVPSGLTMLTASEAEDKDVLAVKKETAEKHNLKSISDLQPVAKELVLGGPPEWKTRLNGVAGLKSVYDLEFKEFSALDAGGPLTLNALLSGQVQVADIFSTDPALAANNLVALEDDKNLFLSENIVPVINEKKSTATVKEVLDKVSAALTTEDLIEMNGRVAKFEDIGEIAKDWLKSKNLA, encoded by the coding sequence ATGAAAAAGTACCTGACCGGCATCACCCTCGCGGCCGCTGCCGCCCTTGCCCTGACCGCCTGCGGCGGGGATCCCATGAGCAACTCCAACACCCAGGCAGGCTCCAGCGACAGCATCATTGTGGGCTCCGCGGACTTCCCGGAAAGCCAGCTCATCGCCAAGATCTACGCCGAGGCCCTCAAGTCGAAGGGCGTCCAGGTGACCGAAAAGCCCAGTATCGGCAGCCGCGAAGTCACCATCCCGGCCCTCAAAGACGGCTCCATCGACCTCATGCCCGAATACGGCGGAGCCCTCCTGCAGTACCTTGATTCCACGACCAAGGCAGTCTCCTCCGAAGAGGTTGCCAAGGAACTGGCCACCAAGGTCCCCTCCGGGCTGACCATGCTGACGGCGTCCGAAGCCGAGGACAAGGACGTCCTGGCGGTCAAGAAGGAAACGGCCGAAAAGCACAACCTCAAGTCCATCAGCGACCTCCAGCCCGTGGCCAAGGAGCTCGTCCTGGGCGGCCCGCCGGAGTGGAAGACCCGCCTGAACGGTGTGGCCGGCCTCAAGTCGGTCTACGACCTGGAGTTCAAGGAGTTCTCAGCGCTCGACGCCGGCGGTCCCCTGACGCTGAACGCCCTGCTTTCCGGCCAGGTACAGGTAGCCGACATCTTCAGCACCGACCCTGCTCTGGCCGCCAACAACCTGGTTGCCCTCGAAGACGACAAGAACCTCTTCCTGTCCGAGAACATCGTCCCGGTCATCAACGAGAAGAAGTCCACGGCCACCGTCAAGGAGGTCCTGGACAAGGTCTCGGCCGCGCTCACCACGGAAGACCTGATCGAGATGAACGGCCGCGTGGCGAAGTTCGAGGACATAGGCGAAATCGCCAAGGACTGGCTCAAGTCCAAGAACCTGGCCTAG
- a CDS encoding ABC transporter permease has product MNYLFDPAHWTGADGIPNLIGEHLVYSLIALAIAAVIAVPLGVYIGVTGKGVFMIAGLANALRALPSVGLLILLVLLISPAFPSKMGYILPSLIVLVLLAVPPILTNTYAGIRAVDAAAVDAAKGMGFRTMKILTDVQLPCSLPLVLSGVRSALLQIISTATIAAYISLGGLGRLLIDGKAQNDYNQMVAGAVLVALMALVFDQLLAFITRRIVSPGLTRRTVKSAAAADTVKIPVTV; this is encoded by the coding sequence ATGAACTACTTGTTCGACCCCGCGCACTGGACCGGCGCTGACGGCATCCCGAACCTGATCGGCGAGCACCTCGTTTACTCGCTCATCGCCCTCGCCATCGCGGCCGTCATCGCAGTTCCGCTCGGCGTCTACATCGGTGTCACCGGCAAGGGCGTCTTCATGATCGCCGGCCTGGCCAATGCCCTCCGCGCCCTGCCCAGCGTGGGACTGCTGATCCTGCTCGTGCTGCTGATCTCGCCGGCCTTCCCGTCCAAGATGGGCTACATCCTGCCTAGCCTCATCGTCCTGGTACTGCTCGCGGTGCCGCCCATCCTGACCAACACCTATGCCGGCATCCGGGCAGTGGATGCGGCCGCCGTCGACGCTGCCAAGGGCATGGGCTTCCGCACCATGAAGATCCTCACGGATGTTCAGCTCCCCTGCTCGCTCCCGCTGGTGCTGTCCGGCGTACGCAGCGCTTTGCTGCAGATCATCTCGACGGCGACCATCGCGGCCTACATTTCGCTCGGTGGACTCGGCCGCCTGCTGATCGACGGCAAGGCCCAGAACGACTACAACCAGATGGTTGCCGGCGCCGTGCTGGTAGCCCTGATGGCCCTGGTCTTTGACCAGCTGCTCGCCTTCATCACGCGCCGGATCGTCTCACCAGGACTGACCCGGCGCACCGTCAAATCGGCCGCCGCGGCCGACACCGTGAAAATCCCCGTCACGGTCTGA